A stretch of Episyrphus balteatus chromosome 2, idEpiBalt1.1, whole genome shotgun sequence DNA encodes these proteins:
- the LOC129908512 gene encoding mucin-2, with product MKSAILLLAFCAIGFCAELEIPSAEAELVRQTREIDGYNYEKPKVPFEEPTRKTTVYVPQTTPYRPVTTQKVVTTPRTTPYVPITQRTTPYVPVRTTPRTTPYVPITQKTTQYVPVRTTPRTTPYVPITQKTTQYVPVRTTPRTTPYVPITQKTTQYVPVRTTPRPVPTTQRVITTQPTQKLVTGYTYPTPDKPFTYPTQPPAVRTTPARPTPPPTYLPPTTRRPAPPVTTPRPTTPKPVTRPPPPPTVRTIPTTRAPPATYLPPTTRRPIAPVTTPRPTTPKPVTRPPPPPTVRTIPTTRAPPATYLPPTTRRPPSPATTPRPTTPKPVTRPPPPPTTPAPTYLPPTTPKPVTRPPPPPTVRTIPTTRAPPATYLPPTTRKPAPPVTTPRPTTPKPVTRPPPPPTVRTVPTTRAPVTTPRPTVRTTPYVPPTVRTTPYVPVTQPRPSPTTSKPKPTGYTYPAPVNPLTYPTKPVPTTTRAPPPPVTTRKIVTPPPTYLPPTTRRPPPPVTTPRPTTPKPVTRPPPPPTVRTIPTTRAPPATYLPPTTRRPPPPVTTPRPTTPKPTTRPPPPTTPAPTYLPPTTRRPAPPTTPKPVTRPPPPPTVRTVPTTRAPPATYLPPTTRRPPAPVTTPRPTTPKPVTRPPPPPTVRTIPTTRAPPATYLPPTTRRPPPPVTTPRPTTPKPTTRPPPPPTTPGPTYLPPTTRRPAPPVTTPRPTTPKPVTRPPPPPTVRTIPTTRAPPATYLPPTTRRPPPPVTTPRPTTPKPVTRPPPPPTTPAPTYLPPTTRRPAPPVTTPRPTTPKPVTRPPPPPTVRTIPTTRAPPATYLPPTTRRPPPPVTTPRPTTARPTTRAPPPPTVRTIPTTRAPPPTYKPVTTTVRPRSTPAPTYLPPAPDTTPRPSPPVTTARPTTPKPVTRPPPPPTVRTIPTTRAPPATYLPPTTRRPPAPVTTPRPTTPKPVTRPPPPPTVRTIPTTRAPPATYLPPTTRRPPAPVTTPRPTTPKPVTRPPPPPTVRTVPTTRAPPATYLPPTTRRPPAPVTTPRPTTPKPITRAPLPPSTPAPTYLPPTPITTRRPPPPVTTARPTTPKPVTRPPPPPVTRPPPPPTVRTIPTTRAPPATYLPPTTRRPPAPVTTPRPTTPKPVTRPPPPPTVRTIPTTRAPPATYLPPTTRRPPAPVTTPRPTTPKPITRAPLPPSTPAPTYLPPTPITTRRPPPPVTTARPTTPRPTTRPPPPPTVRTIPTTRAPPATYLPPTTRRPAPPVTTRKVVTPPPTYLPPTTRRPPAPVTTPRPTTPKPVTRPPPPPTVRTIPTTRAPPATYLPPTTRRPAPPVTTRKVVTPPPTYLPPTTRRPAPPVTTPRPTTPKPVTRPPPPPTVRTIPTTRAPPATYLPPTTRRPPPPVTTPRPTTPQPTTRPPPPPTTRPPPPRTTPALPRTSTPAPTYLPPVDGYKYPVPNVPFVY from the exons AAGAGCGCTATATTGCTATTAGCGTTTTGCGCTATTGGCTTCTGTGCGGAACTTGAG attCCAAGTGCTGAAGCTGAATTAGTACGACAGACAAGGGAAATCGATGGTTATAATTATGAAAAACCGAAAGTACCATTTGAAGAGCCTACCAGAAAAACGACAGTATATGTCCCGCAGACGACACCATACCGACCAGTGACAACTCAAAAGGTTGTCACTACTCCTAGGACAACACCATATGTACCAATAACTCAAAGGACAACTCCTTATGTCCCAGTTCGTACAACACCTAGGACAACTCCTTATGTGCCAATCACACAGAAAACTACTCAGTATGTTCCTGTGCGTACAACACCAAGGACAACACCATATGTCCCAATTACCCAAAAGACTACACAATATGTTCCAGTTCGTACAACACCAAGGACAACACCTTATGTGCCAATCACACAAAAGACAACACAATATGTCCCAGTTCGTACAACACCAAGACCTGTTCCAACAACACAACGTGTTATTACAACACAACCTACACAAAAACTTGTCACTGGTTATACTTACCCTACCCCAGACAAACCATTTACCTATCCAACTCAGCCACCAGCAGTGAGAACTACTCCTGCAAGACCAACACCACCACCAACATATTTGCCACCTACAACACGTAGGCCAGCACCTCCAGTAACAACACCAAGGCCAACAACTCCCAAGCCTGTGACAagaccaccaccaccaccaactGTTAGGACTATTCCTACAACTAGGGCTCCACCAGCAACATACTTGCCACCAACAACCCGCAGGCCAATAGCACCAGTTACAACACCAAGGCCAACAACACCCAAGCCTGTGACAaggccaccaccaccaccaactGTTAGGACTATTCCTACAACTAGGGCACCACCAGCAACATACTTGCCACCTACAACACGTAGGCCACCAAGTCCAGCTACAACCCCAAGACCAACAACACCAAAGCCAGTAACAaggccaccaccaccaccaacaaCTCCAGCTCCAACATATCTGCCACCAACAACACCTAAGCCAGTAACTaggccaccaccaccaccaacagTGAGGACAATTCCAACAACTAGGGCTCCACCAGCAACATACTTGCCACCAACAACCCGCAAGCCAGCACCTCCAGTAACAACCCCAAGGCCAACAACACCTAAGCCAGTGACTaggccaccaccaccaccaactGTTAGAACTGTTCCAACAACCAGGGCTCCAGTAACAACCCCAAGACCAACAGTTAGGACTACTCCTTATGTCCCACCCACAGTGCGAACAACCCCATACGTGCCAGTCACTCAACCAAGGCCATCACCAACTAcatcaaaaccaaaaccaaCTGGTTATACTTACCCTGCTCCAGTCAATCCATTGACATACCCAACTAAGCCAGTTCCTACTACTACAAGGGCACCACCACCACCAGTGACAACTCGCAAGATCGTAACTCCACCACCAACATACTTGCCACCCACAACCCGCAGGCCACCACCTCCAGTTACAACACCAAGACCAACAACTCCCAAGCCAGTGACTAGGCCACCTCCACCACCAACTGTCCGGACTATCCCAACAACTAGGGCTCCACCAGCAACATACTTGCCACCAACAACCCGCAGGCCACCACCACCAGTCACTACACCAAGGCCAACAACACCCAAGCCCACAACTAGGCCACCACCACCAACAACACCAGCTCCAACATATCTGCCACCAACAACCCGCAGGCCCGCACCTCCAACAACACCCAAGCCAGTGACTaggccaccaccaccaccaacagTGAGGACAGTTCCAACAACTAGGGCTCCACCAGCAACATACTTGCCACCTACAACTCGTAGGCCACCAGCACCAGTTACAACACCAAGGCCAACAACTCCCAAACCAGTGACTaggccaccaccaccaccaacagTGAGGACAATCCCAACAACAAGGGCTCCACCAGCAACTTACTTGCCACCAACAACCCGCAGGCCACCACCACCAGTCACAACACCAAGGCCAACAACACCCAAGCCCACAACAaggccaccaccaccaccaacaaCACCAGGTCCAACATACTTGCCACCAACAACTCGCAGACCTGCACCACCAGTTACAACACCAAGGCCAACAACTCCCAAGCCTGTGACAaggccaccaccaccaccaactGTCAGAACTATTCCAACAACTAGGGCTCCACCAGCAACTTACTTGCCACCAACAACCCGTAGGCCACCACCACCAGTTACAACTCCAAGGCCAACAACACCAAAACCAGTCACAaggccaccaccaccaccaacaaCTCCAGCTCCAACATATCTGCCACCTACAACTCGCAGACCTGCACCACCAGTTACAACACCAAGGCCAACAACTCCCAAACCCGTTACAaggccaccaccaccaccaactGTAAGGACCATTCCAACAACTAGGGCTCCACCAGCAACTTACTTGCCACCAACAACCCGCAGACCTCCACCACCTGTAACAACACCAAGGCCTACAACAGCCAGACCAACAACTAGAGCTCCACCACCACCAACTGTAAGGACTATCCCAACAACTAGAGCTCCTCCACCAACATACAAGCCCGTGACAACCACAGTTCGTCCAAGGTCAACACCTGCTCCAACATACTTGCCTCCAGCTCCAGATACTACCCCCAGGCCATCACCACCAGTAACAACTGCCAGGCCAACAACTCCTAAGCCTGTAACAaggccaccaccaccaccaacagTCAGGACTATTCCCACAACTAGGGCTCCACCAGCAACATACTTGCCACCTACAACACGTAGGCCACCAGCACCAGTTACAACACCAAGACCAACAACACCCAAGCCCGTTACAAGGCCACCACCTCCACCAACTGTAAGGACAATCCCAACAACTAGGGCTCCACCAGCAACTTACTTGCCACCTACAACTCGTAGGCCACCAGCACCAGTTACAACACCAAGACCAACAACACCTAAGCCCGTTACAAGGCCACCACCCCCACCAACTGTCAGGACGGTTCCAACTACTAGAGCTCCACCAGCAACTTACTTGCCACCCACAACCAGGAGACCTCCAGCACCTGTGACTACTCCTAGGCCAACAACTCCAAAACCAATAACTAGAGCTCCTTTACCACCATCAACTCCTGCTCCAACATACTTGCCCCCAACACCAATCACAACTCGTAGACCTCCACCACCAGTTACAACTGCTAGGCCAACAACTCCAAAGCCCGTAACAaggccaccaccacc ACCCGTTACAAGGCCACCACCTCCACCAACTGTAAGGACAATCCCAACAACTAGGGCTCCACCAGCAACTTACTTGCCACCTACAACTCGTAGGCCACCAGCTCCAGTTACAACACCAAGGCCAACAACTCCCAAACCAGTGACCaggccaccaccaccaccaactGTAAGGACTATTCCAACAACTAGGGCTCCACCAGCAACTTACTTGCCACCAACAACCAGGAGACCTCCAGCACCTGTGACTACTCCTAGGCCAACTACTCCAAAACCAATTACCAGAGCTCCTTTACCGCCATCAACTCCTGCTCCAACATACTTGCCCCCAACACCAATCACGACCCGCAGGCCTCCACCACCAGTGACAACTGCTAGGCCAACAACTCCAAGGCCAACAACCAGACCTCCACCACCACCAACAGTCAGGACTATCCCAACAACAAGGGCTCCACCAGCAACCTACTTGCCACCAACAACTCGTAGGCCAGCACCTCCAGTAACAACTCGCAAGGTCGTAACTCCACCACCAACTTACTTGCCACCCACAACACGCAGGCCCCCAGCCCCAGTTACAACACCAAGGCCAACAACTCCCAAACCAGTGACCaggccaccaccaccaccaactGTTAGGACTATCCCAACAACTAGGGCTCCACCAGCAACATACTTGCCACCAACAACACGCAGGCCAGCACCCCCAGTGACTACCCGCAAGGTTGTAACTCCACCACCAACTTACTTGCCACCTACAACACGTAGACCTGCACCACCAGTTACAACACCAAGGCCAACAACTCCCAAGCCCGTTACAAGGCCACCACCTCCACCAACTGTAAGGACAATCCCTACAACTAGGGCTCCACCAGCAACTTACTTGCCACCAACAACCAGGAGACCTCCACCACCAGTAACAACTCCCAGGCCAACAACCCCTCAGCCAACAACAAGGCCACCTCCACCACCAACAACCAGACCACCACCACCAAGAACGACCCCAGCCTTGCCACGTACCTCGACTCCAGCTCCAACATACTTGCCACCAGTCGACGGCTACAAATATCCAGTTCCAAACGTCCCCTTCGTATACTAA
- the LOC129908255 gene encoding uncharacterized protein LOC129908255, translated as MVLIISSTASNTPSARHNTSPHSTSHQNFSKNMPIQHFVQSSDLRPLKPSNHRLINMQHMQHIPPATMHHENFHLLEHFGGVQPNYYNSRNAKAKIIMPQHQQWRMPLMPDNHHHNFDRSTFNNQIPRPPRLTRTQSENRRHYVEPDSEQPRPFNFPLEGPQPSEFKKTKKSKKKENKVNNIQDILRQEPSGPPNVNQYQMPVGIHISGSFKNLQNSGISNVFRRYIQLQPPMTAPSQVNYQRVAFDPFYPYKPKSLNDINSLAMKQLGLNRKKKKTNNTAVPGLVFQPSGQRPVAADYYLEALRVNNSLNGLGAQRNLKHEPFSLKLEVYPIRSGKKAPIVPLTVAPFLTTIPPVSQNFQPFYPQQMGTAYGMPAEANYFNYMNMNNQPRYKGKLAHSPSLYSSAYQRDKSPLESDGLKQDQVKKTREKKPKSSANQLMVHLNVFPSKKENNIAPPPPLPPNHLYDVIHADVHERSSKDTIVTKNETTAYTDCDVVGDKLFEDDVDSSESYDYQRGKSLKDSPVIVENYNQDLRIEHQMELRSNDSNSSSSGNRTDNNSEKFSTFRFPVENLLQFQANDAVINN; from the coding sequence ATGGTTCTAATCATATCATCAACAGCTTCAAATACACCATCAGCACGTCACAACACATCGCCGCACTCAACATCACATCAAAATTTCTCCAAAAACATGCCAATACAACATTTCGTGCAATCATCCGATCTGAGACCTCTTAAACCATCAAACCACAGATTAATAAACATGCAACATATGCAGCACATACCACCTGCAACAATGCACCATGAAAATTTTCATCTACTAGAGCATTTCGGCGGAGTACAACCTAATTACTATAATTCACGAAATGCAAAAGCTAAAATTATAATGCCTCAACATCAACAGTGGCGTATGCCACTTATGCCTGACAACCATCATCATAATTTCGACCGTTCTACGTTTAACAATCAAATACCACGTCCTCCACGGTTGACACGCACTCAGAGTGAGAATCGAAGACATTATGTTGAACCCGACTCTGAGCAACCAAGACCATTTAATTTTCCGCTCGAAGGACCACAACCATCGGAAtttaagaagacaaaaaaatcaaagaagaaagaaaataaagtaaataatattCAAGATATTTTAAGACAGGAACCCTCAGGACCGCCGAATGTCAATCAATATCAAATGCCTGTTGGGATTCATATCTCAGGATCATTCAAGAATCTTCAAAATAGTGGGATATCCAATGTTTTTAGGAGGTACATTCAATTGCAGCCACCGATGACAGCTCCAAGTCAAGTCAACTACCAACGAGTTGCTTTTGATCCTTTTTATCCTTATAAACCGAAATCTTTGAATGATATCAACTCACTCGCAATGAAACAGTTGGGTTTGAAtcggaagaagaagaagactaaTAACACAGCTGTTCCAGGGTTGGTCTTTCAACCAAGTGGACAAAGACCTGTTGCAGCAGATTATTATTTAGAAGCCCTACGAGTTAATAACTCTTTGAACGGTCTAGGAGCTCAACGCAACttaaaacacgaaccttttagCCTCAAGCTTGAAGTTTATCCCATCCGGAGTGGAAAGAAAGCTCCCATTGTACCTCTAACTGTAGCTCCATTTTTGACAACAATACCACCAGTCTCTCAGAATTTTCAACCATTCTACCCCCAACAAATGGGAACAGCTTACGGCATGCCAGCCGAAGCAAATTATTTCAACTACATGAACATGAACAATCAACCACGTTATAAAGGTAAACTAGCTCATTCACCAAGTCTCTACTCAAGTGCTTATCAGCGTGATAAGTCTCCTTTGGAGTCAGATGGACTGAAACAAGATCAAGTTAAAAAAACTCGTGAGAAAAAACCCAAATCCAGTGCAAATCAATTAATGGTTCATTTAAATGTTTTCCCAAGTAAAAAAGAGAATAATATTGCTCCACCGCCACCATTGCCGCCAAATCATCTGTACGATGTTATTCATGCTGATGTTCATGAACGGAGTTCTAAGGATACGATTGTGactaaaaatgaaacaacagCTTATACTGATTGTGATGTGGTTGGTGATAAATTATTCGAGGATGATGTTGATTCTTCTGAATCTTATGACTATCAAAGAGGTAAAAGTCTTAAAGATTCTCCAGTGATTGTGGAAAATTACAATCAGGATTTAAGAATTGAACATCAGATGGAGTTGAGATCAAATGATAGTAACAGTTCGTCTTCTGGAAATAGAACTGACAATAATTCGGAAAAGTTTTCCACGTTTCGATTTCCTGTTGAAAATTTGTTACAATTTCAAGCAAATGATGCTGTTattaataattga